A portion of the Rubritalea squalenifaciens DSM 18772 genome contains these proteins:
- a CDS encoding recombinase RecT → MKKMTVMKTSAPLCYADVAEVKCEEFYEDQYKAGAEELFDNTSYDRLKVYLEKHGGLEGVHADVVRAGDTFVYRPGVIRRHGYVPGEQRGQVYAVYAKAHIKGGATRCVILARHEVEIDMDAKHGGNPDGDWENLAKVVALRSLAEALPLPSAVLQSCRTWSAK, encoded by the coding sequence ATGAAGAAAATGACTGTGATGAAGACGAGTGCCCCATTGTGCTATGCGGATGTTGCGGAGGTAAAGTGTGAAGAGTTCTATGAAGATCAATATAAAGCCGGTGCAGAAGAGCTGTTTGATAATACGTCTTATGACCGACTGAAGGTCTATCTGGAAAAGCATGGGGGACTTGAGGGTGTGCATGCTGATGTTGTTAGAGCTGGTGATACTTTTGTCTATCGACCAGGTGTCATACGCAGACATGGCTATGTGCCGGGCGAACAGAGGGGGCAGGTGTATGCCGTGTATGCGAAGGCCCACATCAAGGGTGGGGCTACAAGGTGTGTCATACTTGCTCGCCATGAAGTGGAGATAGATATGGATGCGAAGCATGGTGGAAATCCAGATGGAGACTGGGAGAATCTGGCTAAAGTCGTGGCGCTCAGGAGTTTGGCGGAAGCGCTTCCATTGCCGTCCGCGGTGCTCCAGAGCTGCCGGACTTGGTCTGCCAAATAG
- a CDS encoding LamG-like jellyroll fold domain-containing protein, which produces MLKTITLMSALALVPCANAALIAHYTFDSDGTDSGTSGGEAILGDSGSINNSGAAVGGGYLDLAGSPLTDTAGGDGAVSTNTFDWSSSDVRTLSFWVMAAEGDTGDTNATLISLGSGAGGGTRFDVRLDGENLRLEVQSGGSTTASDIVDGSWHHVAIVVNNSTSTVNDVDYYIDGSFVGSFANAQSINTGTGPLRMGDSYQDTGRDFKGGLDDVRLYDEALTSGQIAALAAVPEPSSTALIGLTGLGFLLRRRR; this is translated from the coding sequence ATGCTGAAAACAATTACTCTGATGTCAGCTCTGGCACTGGTTCCATGCGCCAACGCTGCCCTCATTGCACACTATACCTTCGACTCCGACGGCACAGACTCCGGCACCTCTGGTGGCGAGGCTATCCTGGGAGATTCCGGCTCAATCAACAACTCCGGCGCAGCCGTAGGCGGAGGTTATCTCGACCTCGCAGGCTCCCCTCTTACGGATACCGCTGGCGGTGACGGCGCGGTGTCCACCAACACCTTCGACTGGAGCTCCTCCGATGTTCGCACCCTGAGCTTCTGGGTGATGGCCGCCGAAGGAGATACAGGTGACACCAACGCTACCCTGATCTCTCTCGGATCAGGAGCTGGTGGAGGCACTCGTTTTGATGTTCGCCTGGATGGTGAGAACCTGAGACTGGAAGTCCAGAGTGGTGGATCCACCACCGCCTCCGACATCGTCGATGGCTCCTGGCACCATGTTGCCATCGTGGTGAACAACTCCACTTCCACTGTCAATGATGTGGACTACTACATCGACGGCAGCTTTGTAGGTTCCTTCGCAAACGCCCAGAGCATCAATACTGGTACTGGTCCACTCCGCATGGGTGACAGTTATCAGGATACCGGCCGTGACTTCAAGGGCGGCCTCGATGATGTGCGCCTTTATGACGAAGCTCTGACCTCAGGACAAATTGCTGCTCTCGCTGCCGTTCCTGAACCATCAAGCACCGCTTTGATCGGTCTAACAGGACTCGGTTTCCTGCTGCGCCGCAGACGCTAA
- a CDS encoding DUF1501 domain-containing protein, producing MISNNPIDDNRMLQTRRHFFGKMAQGIGALALGSLLKDDLFAGSPVFANGLTQFAPKAKRVIYLFQSGGPSPQDLFDHKPMLQKLNGEDMREHLKMTQRVTGMTKNQASFPFAGTHYKFEKHGKSGAEISELLPHIASISDEICILKNMYTEAINHDPAVTFFQTGAQIAGRPSFGSWLSYGLGTMNKDLPSFVAMVSRGTGRPNCQPLYDRLWGSGFLPTEHAGVKFMSIGDPVLYLQNPKGMSGQARRKMLDQVAKLNEKKLEDFGDPEIYARIQQYELAYRMQTSVPELTDFSDEPKHILDMYGPDVHKRGSYAYNCLMARRLAERGVQFTQLFHMGWDQHFTLPKQLPGQCKDTDQASAALIKDLKQRGMLDDTLVVWGGEFGRTSYSQGKLTKDTYGRDHHPRCFPIWMAGGGVKPGITHGQTDQFGYNIVDKDGNPVHPDKHHYNPNAVHVHDLHATMMHLLGIDHTKLTYKYQGRNFRLTDVHGQVVKDILS from the coding sequence ATGATTTCTAACAATCCAATCGATGACAACCGCATGCTGCAGACCCGCCGCCATTTCTTTGGCAAGATGGCTCAAGGCATCGGTGCTCTCGCACTCGGCAGCTTGCTCAAAGACGATCTCTTTGCCGGCAGCCCGGTCTTTGCCAATGGCCTGACTCAGTTCGCCCCTAAGGCCAAGCGAGTGATCTACCTCTTCCAAAGCGGCGGCCCGTCACCCCAGGACCTCTTCGACCACAAGCCGATGCTACAGAAGCTGAATGGCGAGGACATGCGCGAGCATCTCAAAATGACCCAGCGAGTCACTGGCATGACCAAAAACCAGGCCAGCTTCCCCTTCGCCGGCACGCATTACAAGTTTGAGAAACATGGCAAGAGCGGCGCAGAGATCAGTGAACTGCTTCCCCATATCGCCAGCATTTCAGACGAAATCTGCATTCTGAAAAACATGTACACGGAAGCGATCAACCACGATCCAGCCGTGACCTTCTTCCAGACAGGCGCCCAGATCGCCGGCCGCCCGAGCTTCGGCTCCTGGCTTTCCTATGGACTTGGCACCATGAACAAGGACCTGCCCAGCTTCGTAGCCATGGTTTCCCGCGGCACTGGCCGCCCGAACTGCCAGCCACTCTATGACCGTCTCTGGGGCAGCGGATTCCTCCCCACCGAACACGCCGGCGTGAAGTTCATGTCCATCGGTGACCCCGTTCTCTATCTACAGAACCCGAAAGGGATGAGTGGTCAGGCACGCCGCAAGATGCTCGACCAAGTGGCCAAGCTCAATGAGAAGAAGCTCGAGGACTTTGGCGACCCAGAGATCTATGCCCGTATCCAGCAGTACGAGCTGGCCTACCGCATGCAGACCTCTGTACCAGAGCTCACTGATTTCTCCGACGAGCCCAAGCACATTCTCGACATGTATGGCCCTGATGTCCACAAGCGCGGCTCCTACGCCTACAACTGCCTCATGGCGCGTCGACTGGCCGAACGTGGCGTGCAGTTCACCCAGCTGTTCCACATGGGCTGGGACCAGCACTTTACACTTCCCAAACAGCTTCCAGGACAGTGCAAGGATACCGACCAGGCATCTGCAGCACTTATCAAAGATCTCAAGCAGCGAGGCATGTTAGATGATACCCTCGTAGTATGGGGAGGCGAGTTCGGGCGCACCTCCTACAGTCAGGGTAAGTTGACCAAGGACACCTATGGCCGCGACCACCACCCACGCTGCTTCCCGATCTGGATGGCTGGCGGCGGCGTCAAGCCCGGCATCACCCACGGCCAGACCGACCAGTTCGGCTACAACATTGTGGACAAGGACGGCAACCCCGTTCACCCGGACAAGCACCATTACAACCCGAATGCAGTCCATGTGCACGACCTGCACGCCACCATGATGCACCTCTTGGGCATTGATCACACCAAACTCACCTACAAATACCAGGGCAGAAACTTCCGCCTAACAGACGTCCACGGCCAAGTCGTCAAAGACATCCTGAGCTAA
- a CDS encoding LamG-like jellyroll fold domain-containing protein produces the protein MIPLTSPAHAGLVSSFSFDEASDPGHDSGSAAQHGTLTGDAHISNDAAQGSGSLALDGTGDYLSLPATSGQAYTSGLTSDGDGFTVCHWIRLDSSASGLQRVISADMSSGFSATGWGTGIQSTSSLRATTYGIKDYDTSTNSTISANTWHHLAYVYKGNPINQVAMYVDGQLISQVNSSAAGLNASSGRFIIGGLALPSNPQFFHGKIDELRIYDHEMSTQEIEEVYSPSAPLTYEQWIENYELDLQTDGAANADADADGLLNSEEFQRGTNPTLKDSDQDGLEDGEEISAGTDPLDEDSDNDGFSDGEEVNQLQSDPLDPTDPNTDADGDGLPNTWETTHGLDATDNGSTDANSGAEGDPDQDGLPNREEYFLGSNPQVNEDGRAWLARPDKVRLMVFSCHPDDEGIFFGGVIPYYSQTLKVPTLCVSVTSGDHNRAPEVREKEFRDAVWAYGSRLQPIFPRFKDAPVSIDDTWDWWADGSLDGQGADTGRQIAATRLASYIRRYRPDVVAGHDFNGEYGHNNHKAAALATADAVLYAADESMEIDGLPAWQVKKFYVHRSSTRPFFHDGFKQTSIDTTGDGTPDSTPLQVANLGLDMHLSQGGGSSGFNVASVYAPAGSVKSSWAPHVCEEWGLYQTTVGDDPTVSTSFTEGTGSYTTSWARGHFFQNIPYFTDSDADQIADEWEIYHFGSLEQNADNDDDGDGYTLVQEFQKGLIPTQQDRIPLQLNGNSITFTVPSAANSGLTTTSRRYRLLQSSDLITWTEISSGIATGQPVTLPVTPSSGKAFYRIETTVD, from the coding sequence TTGATACCATTAACCAGTCCGGCTCATGCTGGATTGGTCTCTTCGTTTTCATTCGATGAGGCATCAGACCCGGGCCATGACTCCGGCTCGGCAGCCCAGCATGGAACACTCACGGGAGACGCCCATATTTCAAACGACGCAGCACAGGGAAGCGGCTCTCTTGCACTGGATGGTACTGGTGATTACCTGTCACTGCCAGCCACATCCGGTCAGGCCTACACCAGCGGGCTGACTAGTGATGGTGATGGATTCACCGTCTGCCACTGGATCAGGCTGGACAGCTCGGCCAGCGGCCTGCAGAGAGTCATCTCGGCAGACATGAGTTCCGGCTTCTCGGCTACGGGTTGGGGTACCGGCATCCAGTCCACCTCCTCGCTGCGGGCAACGACCTACGGCATCAAGGATTACGACACGAGCACGAACTCGACCATCAGCGCAAACACCTGGCACCACCTCGCCTATGTTTACAAAGGCAATCCCATCAATCAGGTGGCGATGTACGTGGACGGTCAGCTCATCTCCCAAGTCAACTCGTCTGCGGCTGGACTCAATGCCAGCTCAGGACGCTTTATCATCGGAGGGCTGGCGCTCCCGTCCAATCCACAGTTCTTCCATGGAAAGATCGATGAGTTACGGATCTATGATCATGAGATGAGCACTCAGGAGATTGAGGAAGTCTACAGTCCCTCCGCTCCGCTCACCTATGAGCAATGGATCGAGAACTACGAGCTCGATCTCCAGACCGATGGAGCAGCCAATGCTGACGCCGATGCGGACGGATTGCTGAACTCTGAGGAATTCCAGCGAGGCACCAATCCTACTCTGAAAGACAGCGATCAAGACGGCCTGGAGGACGGCGAGGAAATCAGCGCGGGCACTGACCCTCTGGATGAAGATTCGGATAACGACGGATTCTCTGATGGTGAGGAAGTCAATCAACTGCAGAGCGATCCTCTGGACCCTACAGATCCCAACACGGATGCCGATGGAGACGGTTTGCCAAACACCTGGGAAACCACTCACGGACTGGACGCCACGGACAACGGATCTACCGATGCGAACAGTGGCGCAGAGGGAGATCCAGACCAAGACGGTCTGCCAAACCGCGAGGAGTATTTCCTCGGTAGCAACCCTCAAGTCAATGAGGACGGCCGTGCCTGGTTGGCTCGACCTGACAAGGTGCGGCTCATGGTCTTCTCCTGCCACCCAGACGATGAAGGCATCTTCTTCGGCGGTGTGATTCCCTACTACAGCCAGACTCTCAAAGTACCTACCCTCTGTGTGTCCGTCACCAGCGGTGACCATAATCGCGCCCCCGAAGTCAGGGAGAAAGAATTCCGCGATGCCGTCTGGGCCTACGGCAGCAGACTCCAGCCGATCTTCCCCAGGTTCAAGGACGCCCCTGTGAGCATAGACGATACCTGGGACTGGTGGGCGGATGGATCCCTGGATGGTCAGGGAGCCGACACCGGACGCCAGATCGCTGCCACCAGACTCGCATCCTACATCCGCCGCTACCGGCCAGATGTCGTGGCTGGTCACGACTTCAATGGCGAATACGGCCACAACAACCACAAGGCAGCCGCGCTAGCCACTGCAGATGCCGTACTCTATGCGGCGGATGAATCGATGGAAATCGATGGTTTGCCCGCCTGGCAGGTTAAAAAGTTCTATGTCCACCGTAGCAGTACCCGTCCCTTTTTCCACGATGGTTTCAAGCAGACCTCGATAGACACCACTGGTGATGGCACCCCGGATAGCACACCACTGCAGGTTGCCAACCTGGGACTGGACATGCACCTGAGCCAGGGAGGCGGTAGCAGCGGCTTCAACGTCGCTTCCGTCTACGCCCCTGCCGGCTCGGTCAAATCCAGCTGGGCTCCCCATGTGTGCGAGGAATGGGGCCTCTACCAGACCACCGTCGGCGATGACCCCACCGTGAGTACTTCCTTCACAGAGGGAACTGGCAGCTACACCACCAGCTGGGCACGCGGCCATTTTTTCCAGAATATCCCCTACTTCACCGACAGCGATGCCGACCAGATTGCCGACGAATGGGAAATCTACCACTTTGGCTCTCTGGAGCAGAATGCTGACAATGACGACGATGGGGACGGCTACACCTTGGTTCAGGAATTCCAGAAAGGACTCATTCCTACTCAGCAAGACCGCATTCCTCTCCAGCTAAATGGAAACAGTATCACCTTCACCGTCCCGTCTGCGGCCAACAGCGGCCTGACAACGACATCGCGCAGGTATCGCCTCCTGCAATCTAGTGACCTCATTACCTGGACTGAGATCTCCAGCGGCATCGCCACCGGCCAACCTGTGACTCTTCCAGTCACCCCTTCATCAGGAAAGGCCTTCTATCGGATTGAAACCACTGTCGATTAA
- a CDS encoding LexA family transcriptional regulator, which produces MNPDEIKAFRKHRKMSQEQLGQLCGVTKATVSKWEKGQRNPSGSALIQLDRLFNDEISHLPLGDLEHKLLDECVRLGGFDSREDFLTESLKHFIHYGGLLEPDTREASLHLDEVRQCELPDIANNKVTHLHLVDPPSDEEDEQDESYSLPLLGAVAAGSAISGDPLDEVAVSKAYPADCYALRVMGDSMDDGSSAAIPDGSLAIIKAMPEGQPYAAKNHIYAWNLDDGQVLKKFVRRKVDGKTRGFLESLNPAYPPVPYTSDMTPQGEFICVD; this is translated from the coding sequence ATGAATCCAGACGAGATCAAGGCGTTCCGGAAACACAGGAAGATGAGTCAGGAGCAACTCGGACAACTCTGTGGGGTGACCAAAGCCACCGTCAGCAAGTGGGAGAAGGGACAAAGAAACCCCTCAGGCTCCGCCTTGATCCAGCTGGACCGCCTGTTCAACGATGAGATCTCTCACCTGCCACTTGGCGATCTGGAGCACAAACTACTGGATGAATGTGTGCGTTTGGGGGGCTTCGACTCCCGCGAGGACTTTCTCACGGAGTCTCTCAAGCACTTCATCCACTATGGCGGCCTGCTGGAGCCCGATACCAGAGAGGCTAGTTTACATCTGGATGAGGTCCGTCAGTGCGAGCTCCCAGACATTGCAAACAACAAAGTCACCCACCTTCATCTGGTGGATCCGCCCAGTGACGAAGAAGATGAACAGGATGAGAGCTATAGCTTGCCGCTCTTGGGAGCCGTAGCTGCCGGTAGCGCTATATCAGGAGATCCCCTGGATGAGGTTGCCGTCTCCAAAGCTTATCCTGCCGATTGCTACGCCCTCAGAGTCATGGGCGACTCTATGGATGATGGTAGCTCTGCTGCCATCCCGGATGGATCGCTGGCCATCATCAAGGCCATGCCAGAGGGGCAACCCTACGCTGCTAAGAACCACATCTACGCCTGGAACCTGGATGACGGACAGGTGCTCAAAAAATTCGTTCGCCGCAAAGTCGATGGCAAAACCCGGGGCTTTTTGGAATCCCTCAATCCAGCCTACCCTCCCGTCCCCTATACCAGTGACATGACTCCCCAGGGTGAGTTCATCTGTGTCGATTGA